One genomic region from Camelus bactrianus isolate YW-2024 breed Bactrian camel chromosome 3, ASM4877302v1, whole genome shotgun sequence encodes:
- the LOC105082175 gene encoding small ribosomal subunit protein uS15-like, translating to MGRMHAPGKGLSQSALPYRRSVPTWLKLTSDDVKEQIYKLAKKGLTPSQIGVILRDSHGVAQVRFVTGNKILRILKSRGLAPDLPEDLYHLIKKAVAVRKHLERNRKDKDAKFRLILIESRIHRLARYYKTKRVLPPSWKYESSTASALVA from the coding sequence ATGGGTCGCATGCACGCTCCCGGGAAGGGCCTGTCCCAGTCAGCTCTGCCCTACCGCCGCAGCGTACCGACCTGGCTGAAATTGACGTCTGATGACGTGAAGGAGCAGATCTACAAACTGGCCAAGAAAGGCCTGACTCCCTCACAAATTGGTGTGATCCTGAGAGATTCACATGGTGTTGCACAAGTACGTTTTGTGACGGGCAATAAAATCTTGAGGATTCTTAAGTCCAGAGGACTTGCTCCTGATCTTCCTGAGGATCTTTATCATTTAATTAAGAAGGCTGTTGCTGTTCGGAAGCATCTTGAGAGGAACAGGAAGGATAAAGATGCTAAATTCCGTCTGATTCTGATTGAGAGCCGTATTCATAGGTTGGCTCGCTATTACAAGACCAAACGAGTCCTCCCCCCCAGTTGGAAATATGAGTCATCCACAGCTTCTGCCCTGGTTGCATAA